The Clostridium septicum genome contains a region encoding:
- a CDS encoding MarR family winged helix-turn-helix transcriptional regulator, which yields MKETKILNDIGMVYHWMRKILKDCDTSGLNLPLNKTQERVIVMIYKHPRNTMSMICNCVGLEKGSFTGVVDTLMSLGYITRERSDNDRRKISLSLTKKGEDIAIAVEEEMYKELKKVIYQYGEDEGQILIDSISKIAEFARRKAGYDKEKKDE from the coding sequence ATGAAAGAAACAAAAATATTAAATGATATAGGAATGGTATATCATTGGATGAGAAAGATTCTTAAAGATTGTGATACAAGTGGTTTAAATTTACCTTTAAATAAAACACAAGAAAGGGTAATTGTTATGATATATAAACACCCTAGAAATACTATGAGTATGATATGCAATTGTGTAGGATTAGAAAAAGGTTCTTTTACAGGTGTTGTTGATACTCTTATGAGTCTTGGATATATAACTAGGGAAAGAAGTGATAATGATAGAAGAAAAATATCATTAAGCTTAACTAAGAAAGGTGAAGATATAGCTATAGCAGTTGAAGAGGAAATGTATAAGGAACTTAAAAAAGTAATTTATCAGTATGGAGAAGATGAAGGTCAAATACTTATAGATTCTATAAGTAAGATAGCAGAGTTTGCTAGAAGAAAAGCAGGATATGATAAGGAGAAAAAAGATGAATGA
- the tenA gene encoding thiaminase II — MSFTDYLFKENKKLWDEILQKPFVKEMGEGTLDKNKFRDYLIQDYLYLKEYSKIFCMGVIKATTMGEMKFYYNSIKGTMEDETAVHIKYLKGFGMSPEDTEKCDVKLANESYTSYMKGIALTGNLKEIAMAIMPCTWSYQYIGKCMKETYKDTLEGNFYKPWIDLYNSKEFQDFTKEWIDYINEICKDVTSEDEKKKLLEIFTKSTIYEMKFWDMAYNN, encoded by the coding sequence ATGAGCTTTACAGATTATTTATTTAAAGAAAATAAGAAACTTTGGGATGAAATTTTACAAAAGCCATTTGTTAAGGAAATGGGAGAAGGGACATTGGATAAAAATAAATTTAGAGATTATCTAATTCAAGACTATTTATACTTAAAAGAATATTCAAAAATATTTTGTATGGGTGTCATTAAAGCAACAACTATGGGAGAAATGAAATTTTATTATAATTCAATAAAGGGAACTATGGAGGATGAAACTGCTGTTCATATAAAATATTTAAAAGGCTTTGGAATGTCTCCAGAAGATACAGAAAAATGTGATGTTAAATTAGCAAATGAAAGTTATACAAGTTATATGAAAGGTATTGCACTAACAGGAAATTTAAAAGAAATTGCTATGGCTATTATGCCTTGTACTTGGAGTTATCAATATATAGGAAAATGTATGAAAGAAACATATAAGGATACTTTAGAAGGTAATTTCTATAAACCTTGGATAGATCTATATAATTCAAAGGAATTCCAAGATTTTACTAAAGAATGGATAGATTATATAAATGAAATATGTAAAGATGTAACAAGTGAGGATGAAAAGAAAAAGTTATTAGAAATATTCACAAAATCTACTATATATGAAATGAAATTTTGGGATATGGCTTATAATAATTAG
- a CDS encoding glycoside hydrolase family 32 protein, which produces MQRAYLWGYFIVLGARTKDDKSALLIYRSDNLYNWKLYKEIVAKDRKFGYMWGCPDLFKLNGENVMIFSPQGLGVIDIIKWEL; this is translated from the coding sequence TTGCAGCGGGCTTACTTATGGGGTTATTTTATAGTTCTTGGAGCAAGGACAAAAGACGATAAAAGTGCGTTACTTATATATAGGTCAGATAATTTATATAATTGGAAGCTATATAAAGAAATTGTTGCTAAAGATAGGAAATTTGGATATATGTGGGGATGTCCTGATTTGTTTAAATTAAATGGAGAAAATGTAATGATTTTTTCACCACAAGGATTAGGTGTAATAGATATAATTAAATGGGAACTATAG
- the thiM gene encoding hydroxyethylthiazole kinase, protein MYELINKVKEINPLVLHYTNEVTINDCANITLAVGASPLMSYSYEEVEEIVSIASSIVINIGTMNSNRLDLFVQAAKAANKFNKPVVLDPVGVFATKTRTEFTNRLLNEIKFDVIKGNVSEIKYIGGFDVRGKGVDSFDDGEDITEFIKKVAKKLECVVVATGKVDFISDGERVVKIENGTAKLKFVTGTGCMTASLIGSFLGASDNKLDATAMGVLTMALSGELADKNNIPIGSFKTELMNKVYEMNEEKLSKYGRVK, encoded by the coding sequence ATGTATGAATTAATAAATAAGGTTAAAGAAATAAATCCATTAGTTTTACATTATACAAATGAAGTAACTATAAATGACTGTGCTAATATAACATTAGCAGTTGGAGCAAGCCCATTAATGAGTTATTCCTATGAAGAAGTAGAGGAAATTGTTAGTATAGCAAGTTCTATTGTTATAAATATAGGAACTATGAATTCAAATAGATTAGATTTGTTTGTACAAGCTGCTAAGGCTGCAAATAAATTTAATAAGCCAGTTGTATTAGATCCTGTAGGAGTTTTTGCAACAAAGACAAGAACGGAATTTACAAATAGATTATTAAACGAAATAAAATTTGATGTTATAAAAGGAAATGTTTCAGAGATTAAATATATAGGAGGATTCGACGTTAGAGGAAAAGGTGTTGATTCCTTTGATGATGGTGAAGATATAACAGAATTTATTAAAAAAGTAGCTAAGAAGCTTGAATGTGTTGTAGTTGCTACAGGAAAAGTTGACTTTATATCTGATGGAGAAAGAGTAGTAAAAATAGAAAATGGAACGGCTAAACTTAAATTTGTTACAGGAACAGGATGTATGACGGCTAGCTTAATAGGGAGTTTTTTAGGAGCATCAGATAATAAGTTAGATGCTACAGCTATGGGAGTACTTACTATGGCATTAAGTGGAGAACTAGCTGATAAAAATAATATTCCTATAGGAAGCTTTAAAACTGAATTAATGAATAAGGTTTATGAAATGAATGAAGAAAAGTTAAGTAAATATGGGAGGGTAAAATAA
- a CDS encoding ABC transporter ATP-binding protein, which translates to MLKLIKYLKNSVVSILLIVGLLVIQAVCDLSLPDYTSNIVNIGIQQGGVKNAAPDIIRKSEFDKLLLFVKNEDKDRVEKSYKLLDKDTLSQSEYDKEVKEYPALSNEPLYKLDVKDKEKIEELNLIVSKPILILSGIEKSKENNDDNKDMGFGMGESINIPDGVDIITLFKRMPKEQLDSIKNDMYEKLKDIPDSIAIQSAVSYVKDEYNAIGINTDRIQSNYILYSGGIMVAIALVSMAATVTVGYLGARVAAKLGRDLRGKVFRKVVSFSNTELDKFSTASLITRSTNDIQQIQMLMVMLLRVVFYAPILGLGGIIKVLNTDTSMAWIIAVAVVSILSLVIVLFGVAIPKFKAVQKLIDKVNLVTRETLTGMLVIRAFSTQKHEEKKFDKANKDLTRTNLFVNRTMSIMMPMMMLIMNCITVLIVWNGSHAVDSGAMQVGDMMAFIQYTMQIIMSFLMISMVSIMLPRASVSAGRIDEVLTTNLAIEDPKTVENFNNSKKGLVEFKNVSFKYPNAEEYVLSNITFTANPGETTAFIGSTGSGKSTLINLIPRFYDVTSGEILVDGVNVKNVSQHDLREKIGYVPQKGVLFSGTIESNLKYGGKDISKEAVKKATNIAQANEFIMAKPEGFETEISQGGTNVSGGQKQRLSIARAIAKNPEVFIFDDSFSALDFKTDAALRKALNTEISDSTILIVAQRISTILHANKIIVLDEGKIVGVGTHDELLNNCEVYKQIALSQLSKEELSNE; encoded by the coding sequence ATGTTAAAGTTAATTAAATATTTAAAGAATTCAGTAGTTTCAATTTTACTTATAGTTGGATTACTAGTAATTCAAGCAGTTTGTGATTTATCTCTTCCAGATTATACTTCTAATATAGTTAATATTGGAATACAACAAGGTGGAGTTAAAAATGCAGCACCAGATATAATTAGAAAAAGTGAGTTTGATAAACTGCTTCTATTTGTAAAAAATGAAGATAAAGATAGAGTTGAAAAAAGCTATAAGTTACTAGATAAAGATACTCTTTCACAAAGTGAATATGATAAAGAGGTTAAAGAATATCCAGCTCTTTCTAATGAGCCTTTATATAAACTAGATGTAAAGGACAAGGAGAAGATTGAAGAATTAAATTTAATAGTTAGTAAGCCTATTTTAATATTATCTGGCATTGAAAAATCAAAAGAAAACAATGATGATAATAAGGATATGGGGTTCGGAATGGGTGAAAGCATTAATATTCCGGATGGTGTGGATATTATAACACTTTTTAAAAGAATGCCTAAAGAACAGTTAGATTCTATTAAAAATGATATGTATGAAAAGTTAAAAGATATTCCAGATAGCATAGCTATTCAGTCAGCAGTGTCATATGTAAAAGATGAATATAATGCTATAGGAATAAACACAGACAGAATTCAAAGCAATTATATACTTTATTCTGGGGGAATAATGGTTGCTATAGCTTTAGTTAGTATGGCAGCTACAGTAACGGTAGGATATTTAGGTGCAAGAGTTGCTGCAAAACTTGGTAGAGACCTTAGAGGAAAGGTATTTAGAAAGGTTGTATCATTTTCAAACACAGAGTTAGATAAATTTTCAACAGCATCACTTATTACTCGTAGTACAAATGATATTCAACAAATACAAATGCTTATGGTTATGCTTTTAAGGGTAGTGTTTTATGCGCCAATATTAGGATTAGGTGGAATTATAAAGGTTCTTAATACAGATACATCTATGGCATGGATAATAGCAGTTGCGGTAGTTTCAATATTAAGTTTAGTAATAGTATTATTTGGAGTTGCAATACCTAAATTTAAAGCAGTTCAAAAGCTTATAGATAAAGTTAATCTTGTAACTCGTGAAACTTTAACAGGTATGCTAGTAATTCGTGCTTTTAGTACTCAAAAGCATGAAGAAAAGAAATTTGATAAGGCAAATAAAGACTTAACAAGAACAAACCTTTTTGTTAATCGTACAATGTCTATAATGATGCCTATGATGATGCTTATAATGAATTGTATTACAGTTCTTATTGTTTGGAATGGATCACATGCAGTGGATTCAGGTGCAATGCAAGTTGGAGATATGATGGCATTTATACAATACACAATGCAAATAATAATGTCATTTTTAATGATATCAATGGTATCTATAATGCTTCCTCGTGCTTCAGTTTCAGCAGGACGTATAGATGAAGTATTAACAACAAACCTTGCAATAGAGGATCCAAAAACGGTTGAAAACTTTAATAATTCTAAAAAAGGATTAGTTGAGTTTAAAAATGTTTCATTTAAATATCCTAATGCAGAAGAGTATGTTCTAAGTAATATTACATTTACTGCAAATCCTGGTGAAACTACAGCATTTATAGGTAGTACAGGAAGTGGAAAATCAACTCTTATTAATTTAATACCACGTTTTTATGATGTAACATCAGGAGAAATTTTAGTAGATGGAGTAAATGTAAAAAATGTAAGTCAGCATGATTTAAGAGAAAAGATTGGATATGTTCCACAAAAAGGTGTTTTATTCTCTGGAACTATAGAAAGTAACTTAAAATATGGTGGAAAAGATATAAGTAAAGAGGCTGTTAAAAAAGCTACTAATATAGCTCAAGCAAATGAATTTATAATGGCAAAGCCAGAAGGATTTGAAACAGAAATATCACAAGGTGGTACAAATGTATCAGGAGGTCAAAAACAAAGGCTTTCAATAGCTAGAGCAATAGCTAAAAATCCTGAAGTATTTATCTTTGATGATAGTTTTTCAGCTTTAGATTTTAAAACAGATGCAGCATTAAGAAAGGCTTTAAATACTGAAATATCTGATAGTACTATATTAATAGTAGCTCAAAGAATAAGTACAATATTACATGCAAATAAAATTATAGTTCTTGATGAAGGTAAGATTGTAGGAGTTGGAACACATGATGAACTTCTAAATAATTGTGAAGTATATAAACAAATAGCTTTATCACAACTTTCAAAGGAGGAGCTATCTAATGAGTAA
- the thiD gene encoding bifunctional hydroxymethylpyrimidine kinase/phosphomethylpyrimidine kinase encodes MRDYRISTLTIAGSDSSGGAGVQADLKTFSAIGTYGMSVITAITAQNTQGVFLVEDLSNEIIKKQIEVVFEDIEPKAVKIGMVSSPEIILGIVEMLKKYNPKYLVVDPVMISKSGYSLLKPEAKKNLIEYLLPMAYVLTPNIMEAEEISGVKINNLEDMKEAGKKILEIGSKYVLMKGGHLDGDAVDVLIGENTFEIYKKERLNRKNTHGTGCTLSSAITSYLALGYSIEKAVELSKLYITEAIRYSFDIGNGVGPVNHFYKFQYK; translated from the coding sequence ATGAGAGATTATAGAATTTCAACCTTAACAATAGCAGGATCAGACTCATCAGGAGGAGCGGGGGTACAAGCTGATTTAAAAACATTTAGTGCTATAGGTACTTATGGAATGAGTGTAATAACGGCAATAACAGCTCAAAACACTCAAGGAGTATTTTTAGTAGAAGATTTAAGCAATGAAATAATAAAAAAACAAATAGAAGTAGTATTTGAAGATATAGAACCAAAGGCGGTAAAAATAGGGATGGTATCAAGTCCTGAAATAATACTTGGGATAGTGGAAATGTTAAAAAAATATAATCCTAAATATTTAGTAGTAGATCCAGTTATGATATCAAAAAGTGGATATTCATTATTAAAACCAGAAGCCAAGAAAAATTTAATAGAATATCTTTTACCAATGGCTTATGTGTTAACTCCAAATATAATGGAGGCAGAAGAGATATCAGGAGTAAAAATAAATAATTTGGAAGATATGAAAGAAGCAGGTAAAAAGATTCTAGAGATTGGATCAAAGTATGTACTTATGAAAGGTGGTCACTTAGATGGTGATGCTGTAGATGTACTTATAGGAGAAAATACTTTTGAAATTTATAAGAAAGAAAGGCTAAATAGAAAAAATACTCATGGAACAGGTTGTACATTATCATCAGCTATAACGTCATATTTAGCTTTAGGATATAGTATAGAAAAAGCTGTTGAATTAAGTAAACTATATATAACAGAAGCTATAAGATATAGTTTTGATATAGGTAATGGAGTTGGACCTGTAAATCATTTTTATAAGTTTCAATATAAATAA
- the thiE gene encoding thiamine phosphate synthase, whose product MESLKLYLVTDGDILEGRDFYKSIEDALKGGVTMLQLREKDCSGKEFLEKAIKLRELTRNYNVKFIINDRVDIALLCDADGVHVGQSDIPASEVRKLIGDNKILGVSARTLEEAKKAKEHGADYLGVGAMFGTNTKLDAKHVSIDTLKEIKSKVKIPIVAIGGLNLNNIQDIKECKIEGYAVVSAILASNDIKAECEKWINRI is encoded by the coding sequence ATGGAAAGTTTAAAATTATATTTAGTTACAGATGGTGACATTTTAGAAGGTAGAGATTTTTACAAATCTATAGAAGATGCTTTAAAGGGCGGAGTAACAATGCTTCAATTAAGAGAAAAGGACTGTTCAGGAAAGGAATTTTTAGAAAAAGCTATTAAACTTAGAGAGTTAACTAGAAATTATAATGTAAAATTTATAATAAATGATAGAGTTGATATAGCATTATTATGTGATGCAGATGGGGTTCATGTAGGACAAAGTGATATACCAGCTAGTGAAGTTAGAAAATTAATAGGAGATAATAAAATATTAGGGGTATCTGCAAGGACTTTAGAAGAGGCTAAAAAGGCTAAGGAACATGGAGCTGATTATTTAGGTGTAGGAGCTATGTTTGGAACTAATACAAAATTAGATGCTAAACATGTTTCAATAGATACTTTAAAAGAAATTAAAAGCAAAGTTAAGATACCAATAGTTGCAATTGGTGGCTTAAATCTAAATAATATTCAAGATATTAAAGAGTGTAAAATAGAAGGATATGCAGTTGTTTCAGCAATATTAGCCTCAAATGACATAAAGGCTGAATGTGAAAAGTGGATAAATAGAATATAA
- a CDS encoding MATE family efflux transporter, whose translation MNEKRLNTLANEKVSKAIFKMSIPMVMGMMVQVLYNLVDTYFIGRLNDTNQLAAANISFPIFIVFMALAGVMGIGASSYISRALGKNEKGEADKTATIALVLCLGLGLIITILGLIFIKSIVIVLGSSNETFIYTYRYVAIMLIGGVFIMGNFALGQLLRAEGGAMQSMMGLLIGTVANIVLDPIFIFTFNMQITGAALATIVGNFLGFAYYAYVFLSNKTVTKINFKLFSFDKKIIGEILKIGLPASLNQMLMSVAITVSNNIAVYYGAVVVAGMGVASKIMTIGTFIFMGFSSGCQPLVGYNYGAKNVERVKEVIKKGIIITSTIGVVLAIIFGVFANNLINIFINDGEVVKYGTIILRALILSLPFVGAQMVSTTSVQSMGKALPALILSISRQGILYIPLILILNLVGGFTGFIYAQPITDLIMLILCIIVLLIILNRDAIMLVREKEIIK comes from the coding sequence ATGAATGAAAAAAGATTAAATACACTAGCTAATGAAAAAGTATCTAAAGCTATATTCAAAATGTCAATACCAATGGTTATGGGTATGATGGTTCAAGTCTTATACAATTTAGTTGATACATATTTTATTGGTAGGTTAAATGATACTAATCAATTAGCAGCAGCTAATATTTCTTTTCCTATATTTATAGTTTTCATGGCTTTAGCAGGGGTTATGGGAATTGGAGCATCTTCATATATTTCAAGAGCTCTTGGAAAAAATGAAAAAGGTGAAGCAGATAAAACAGCAACTATAGCATTAGTTTTATGTTTAGGCTTAGGATTAATAATAACAATTTTAGGATTAATATTTATAAAAAGTATAGTTATAGTATTAGGTTCTAGCAATGAAACATTTATTTATACATATAGATATGTTGCAATAATGTTAATAGGTGGAGTTTTTATAATGGGTAATTTTGCATTAGGACAACTTCTTAGAGCAGAAGGTGGAGCAATGCAATCTATGATGGGGCTTTTAATTGGAACAGTAGCTAATATAGTTTTAGATCCAATATTTATATTTACATTTAATATGCAAATAACAGGTGCAGCTTTAGCAACTATAGTAGGTAATTTTTTAGGATTTGCATATTATGCCTATGTATTTTTATCTAATAAAACAGTAACTAAAATAAATTTCAAATTATTTTCATTTGATAAAAAAATTATAGGAGAAATATTAAAAATTGGCTTACCAGCATCATTAAATCAAATGCTTATGAGTGTTGCTATAACGGTATCTAATAATATAGCAGTATATTATGGAGCTGTTGTAGTTGCAGGAATGGGAGTTGCAAGTAAAATAATGACTATAGGAACATTTATATTTATGGGATTTTCTTCAGGATGTCAACCATTAGTAGGATATAATTATGGAGCTAAAAATGTTGAAAGAGTCAAAGAAGTAATAAAAAAGGGAATAATAATAACTTCAACAATAGGTGTTGTATTAGCTATTATATTTGGAGTATTTGCAAATAATTTAATAAATATATTTATAAATGATGGAGAAGTTGTTAAGTATGGAACTATAATTTTAAGAGCACTTATACTTTCTTTACCATTTGTAGGAGCACAAATGGTAAGTACAACAAGTGTTCAATCAATGGGAAAAGCATTACCAGCTCTTATATTATCAATATCTAGACAAGGTATATTATATATTCCGTTAATATTGATTTTAAATTTAGTAGGTGGTTTTACAGGTTTTATTTATGCACAACCAATTACAGATTTAATTATGTTAATTTTATGCATAATAGTTTTATTAATAATATTAAATAGGGATGCTATTATGTTAGTTAGGGAAAAAGAAATAATAAAATAA
- a CDS encoding ABC transporter ATP-binding protein: MSKKEVSMRKGFGGGPMGGAMRGGEKAKDFKGTMKNLMKYLSPFKWAMLLVVVFAIGSAAFSIIGPKILGKATNKIFDGLMTKLTGVSGAGIDFTYIGKVLLFLLVLYLISALFSFIQGFVMSGISQKVSYNLRKEISEKINRMPLKYFDTKTHGEVLSRVTNDVDSVSQNLNQSMTQVITSITTLIGILIMMFSISWIMTIAALLILPISMIFISIVVKKSQKYFKSQQEYLGHVNGQVEEVYGGHNIVKAFNGEEDAIEEFDRLNSTLYNSAWKSQFLSGMMMPVMTFIGNLGYVMVSILGGWLAIKKTIGVGDILSFIQYVRSFTQPIAQTAQVANLLQSTAAAAERVFEFLEEEEEDQFAENPVNIENINGQVTFENVSFGYNPEKTIINNFNAKIKPGQKVAIVGPTGAGKTTIVKLLMRFYDVNSGEILIDGHNIKDFNRDDLRNLFGMVLQDTWLFNGSIMENIRYGKLGSTDEEVIKAAKAAHVDHFVKTLPDGYNMELNEEANNVSQGQKQLLTIARAILSDPKILILDEATSSVDTRTEVLIQKAMENLMEGRTSFIIAHRLSTIREADLILVMKDGDIIEQGTHEELLKANGFYATLYNSQFENSEAS, encoded by the coding sequence ATGAGTAAAAAAGAAGTTAGTATGAGAAAAGGCTTTGGTGGCGGTCCTATGGGTGGAGCCATGAGAGGTGGCGAAAAAGCTAAGGATTTTAAAGGTACTATGAAAAACCTTATGAAATATTTAAGTCCTTTTAAATGGGCAATGCTTTTAGTAGTAGTTTTTGCAATAGGTAGTGCAGCTTTTTCTATTATAGGTCCTAAGATTTTAGGTAAGGCAACAAATAAGATTTTTGATGGACTTATGACAAAGCTTACAGGAGTTTCTGGAGCTGGTATAGATTTTACTTATATAGGTAAAGTTCTATTATTCTTACTTGTATTATATTTAATAAGTGCTTTATTTTCATTTATACAAGGGTTTGTAATGTCAGGAATTTCTCAAAAAGTATCTTATAATTTAAGAAAAGAAATTTCAGAGAAAATTAATCGTATGCCTCTTAAATATTTTGATACTAAAACACATGGTGAAGTATTATCAAGAGTTACAAATGATGTAGATAGTGTAAGTCAAAACTTAAACCAAAGTATGACTCAAGTTATTACATCAATTACCACTTTAATTGGGATACTTATAATGATGTTTTCTATTAGTTGGATAATGACAATTGCAGCACTATTAATATTGCCTATATCCATGATATTTATATCAATAGTAGTAAAAAAATCACAAAAGTATTTTAAATCACAACAAGAGTATTTAGGTCATGTAAATGGTCAAGTTGAAGAAGTATATGGTGGTCACAATATAGTAAAAGCATTTAATGGTGAAGAAGATGCTATAGAAGAGTTTGATAGATTAAATAGTACTTTATATAATTCAGCATGGAAGTCACAATTTTTATCAGGAATGATGATGCCTGTAATGACTTTTATAGGAAATCTAGGTTATGTAATGGTATCTATTCTTGGTGGATGGCTTGCTATTAAGAAAACAATAGGAGTTGGAGATATTCTTTCATTTATTCAATATGTAAGAAGTTTTACACAACCAATTGCTCAAACTGCTCAAGTAGCTAATTTATTACAATCAACAGCAGCTGCAGCTGAAAGAGTATTTGAATTTTTAGAAGAAGAAGAAGAAGATCAGTTTGCAGAAAATCCAGTTAATATCGAAAATATTAACGGTCAAGTTACATTTGAAAATGTTAGTTTTGGATATAATCCAGAAAAGACAATAATAAATAATTTTAATGCTAAAATAAAGCCAGGACAAAAGGTTGCAATAGTAGGTCCTACAGGAGCAGGAAAAACTACGATTGTAAAACTACTAATGCGTTTTTATGATGTAAATAGTGGAGAAATTCTTATAGATGGTCATAATATAAAGGATTTTAATAGAGATGATTTAAGAAACCTATTTGGTATGGTTCTTCAAGATACTTGGTTATTTAATGGCTCAATTATGGAAAATATAAGATATGGAAAACTAGGTTCAACAGATGAAGAAGTTATTAAAGCAGCTAAAGCAGCTCATGTTGATCATTTTGTAAAAACACTTCCAGATGGATATAATATGGAATTAAATGAAGAAGCTAATAATGTATCACAAGGTCAAAAGCAGTTATTAACAATAGCTCGTGCTATTTTATCAGATCCAAAAATATTGATTCTTGATGAAGCAACAAGTTCAGTAGATACTCGTACTGAAGTTTTAATTCAAAAAGCAATGGAAAACCTTATGGAAGGTAGAACAAGTTTTATAATAGCACATAGATTATCAACTATTAGAGAAGCAGATTTAATTTTAGTAATGAAAGATGGAGATATTATAGAACAAGGAACTCATGAAGAATTGCTAAAAGCAAATGGATTCTATGCAACTCTTTATAATAGCCAATTTGAAAATTCAGAAGCATCATAA